GACAGAGTATGTGGCTTCCTGCAGGCTCCAGCCCTTTCTCAGTGGTCCTTATACTGAATCAATgggaaaaattacttcagtgttGTCTAGATATTCTATATGGAAAGCTGGAGCCTGTTGTGGTTGAAGTGAGCTTGATGAATACCTGGGCCTTTCTGTTACAGCCCCGTATGGCTTCAGCCCTTGCTGAGGAAGTTCTTCTGAGCACATTGTGTACAGACAGTCCCAATCAAGTCTGGTTCTCCAGAACTGTCTGGCCAGTGACTAGCTGGCAAAGGAGTCACTGCCTTGCTTCCTTATGTCTGTAGTCCTTCCTTGTTGAGAGAAGATACATAAGGATATAGAAAGGAGTCAATGAAAAACTAATTGAGTGAGGGAGAGTATCACTGAGCAGGAGAGGAGGCCTTTTGTTCTCAGGCCCCTGTTTCTGTGCACATTGGATGGATGGAAGCTGCTGGATAGGGTGGGAGTGGGATGCTGTGGGTGGCATTTTGTGGGTCATGGATGGGTGAGGGGGGAGACTTTAAATCACATGCTGGCCTGTGCCTTTTTGAAACTGGAactctctgtctttctctctgtgACTGTTAGGCTGGCCCTATTCTTTACTGTCCAGAAAAAAACTCCCCCCTGGACAGTATTACCCTTGTGTCCCACTCTAGTTTTGTCCTCTGGTGTTCATGATGTGGGATGCAAACAGCACAAACAAACCATAAGGAGAGTTCTAGTTGAGTGTAGGAAAGAATGGCAGAAGGCTGGGACTTAACACAGTCTCTTTCTgcccctttccctctctctgaaATCCTCAGCACCAGCTTCAGGATATCTAGGGATCAGGTGCCTGTAGAAGTCCCTGTGGGCACAGCATCTAACTCTTCTGTCTTGTTTCATTCTCTGACCAGGCAGAAGATGGAAACATCGAGTACAAGGTGAGTCTTTTGAGGTTGCAGAAGGAGGTCTTCCTCCCAGAGGGTTAGAGGGTTATTTTGCAGTAAGTAACTTTACCAAAGACAGCCTATGGGTAACATGGCcaaggaaaggacagaaaagtgGACACTGCCCTAAGGAACTACCATTCATCTTCAGTGTCTCTGTGCCAAGCATTACCCAGtatgcagagctggaaaacttgCTCTCAGTACTCATTTTTAGGAATCTTTTTTAGTATATGATACCCACTATGTTTTTCTTGAGAGAGAGATGCAGATATCCCTGAAAACAATTTGCAGCTTTCTTGTGGCTGCTCTGCCATTTGCACTTACTGGCTCCTGGATCACAGATTGGTCCCAGAGTGCTGTCTTTAaccctgcagcaggcagggtaCGGATCCCTTTGTCACGAGGCGGGAAGGTTCTTCTACCTTTGTGAAACCCTTTCTCACCTGTCCCATGGCTTCTGTTCAGACACTAATACAGGCTGTACTTTCTAGAGGTGGGTCAGAGTTGGGAGCATTGCTTCACAGAATTGGGAGTTGCTGGCTTGGGCAATGGGATTGCCTCTGCATGCAGGCTGTGACTAGAACTACCCCTCTGTTAAACAGCTAAAGCTGGTGAACCCCTCGCAATACCGCTTTGAGCACCTGGTGACACAGATGAAGTGGCGACTACAGGAGGGCCGAGGTGAGGCTGTCTATCAGATCGGCGTGGAGGACAATGGGCTGCTGGTGGGCCTCTCGGAGGAGGAGATGCGAGCCTCGCTCAAGACACTGCGCCGTATGGCGGAGAAGTAAGTGCTCCTCTTCGTCTGCAGGGCCCACGAGCATCAACAGCCTCTGGTACAGAGGCTCCCTCCCTGGACTCCCCTGAGCAGCTGGCTTCATCCTACAAAGCCCCTGTATGACTGACATCCCTTCAGTCCTGAGGCTCTAGAAACATGAGGAAAGTTATAAGGCTTTTGTCTGGAAGCGCGAGGATCCTTCCCTGCTATCCCCAGCTTTCATCCCCTTCACTTTGTCAGCTGTTATTGTAGAGGTGCAAGAGCTGTCAAGTACAAGTGTGTCTCACGCCTTCCTTTTGTCTTTGTGGCAGGGTTGGGGCTGACATTACAGTGCTGCGGGAGAGGGAGGTCGATTACGACAGTGATGTTCCAAGGAAGATAACGGAGGTGCTTGTCCGAAAGGTGCCTGACAACCAGCAGGTAGGGACCTGTGATTTGGCAGTCTTCTCCTGCTGGAGACTTAGAGGCTTCATACAAGCAGCTTCCTTTTGGGATGGGAGCCCACGCCCTAGAGGCACTTTGTCATAGATTGGCCCATAGCAGATGTTTTAAAGGGCTGCCAGAGGGAGGCTTCATGATAACGCTTCTTATCTCCAAGACTGTGATTGAGGCAGATGTCAGTGTGGGAGATTGCCTGGATCAGAGGTGAAAAATTATTTCGCTTCTATGGCAGCAGTTCTGATGCAGACCAGTGTGCAAACAAGGAAGGATTTAGAGGTCTGCTGCAGCAAATGGCCTGTTTCGTGATACCAAAGCCTAATGTGTCACATCTCAACTCTAGAGAGCGTATCACGACTGCTGGGCAGTGgtttgctgggagcaggagcagaatcTGAGCAAGATTAAACTGCGCAGTGTCCCTGATGCAGGGAAGCTCTCTGAGCTGCATCTCCACTGCCCAGTAGTGCTCATGCACTCAGCACAGTAGTGCTTAAGTTTAAtgatttctttgttctttttcctgtagTTCTTAGACCTTCGAGTAGCTGTCCTAGGGAATGTGGACTCAGGGAAGTCAACGCTGTTGGGTGTCCTAACGCAAGGAGAGCTGGACAACGGGCGGGGCAGAGCACGCCTTAACCTCTTCCGGCATCTCCATGAAATCCAGTCAGGAAGAACATCAAGCATCAGCTTTGAGATCCTTGGCTTCAACAGCAAAGGAGAGGTAAGAGAGTGGGTTGCTGAACTCAGAAAGCTAGAGGAGAATAGGACTACCCTTCTGTTAGAACTGTGAGTGGgacaggagggaagagaggTGGCACAGTTCTGTGTCCTTTTAGGTGAACCTGAGTGCTGCTTGTCCGTTTGCAACAGACACTGTTTCCTGCACCCATGGTGGATGATCTCTCCTTACTAATTCTGAGATCAAAGTGGATAGATAAGAGCTGGGTTTTCTTTACTtgcctgctggggctgcctctcTCACAAGCTCCTTATGTTCCTTAGGTGGTAAATTATAGTGACTCCCGGACAGCAGAAGAGATCTGTGAGAGTTCTTCCAAAATGATCACTTTCATTGACCTGGCTGGCCACCACAAGTATCTGAAAACAACCATCTTTGGCCTCACCAGCTACTGCCCAGACTTTGCCATGCTGGTGGTTAGTGCCAACACTGGCATTGGTGAGTGTTGCCCTGCCTGCATGGATTGACTGCAATGTGTGAAGAGAAATGGAGAGTGGGGGGAATGGGTCCTTATCAGCTGTGAATGGTTGTCAGAAGAGTTTATTAACCTGTAACCTTCTACTGATATCTTGTAAGCCAGTGCCTGTGAGTGCCTGGGAGGGGAGTAGAGCTGGGATCCTCTTACCAGCTGTAGACCGCATTAAAGTACCCTGGACAGAGAGGCTTTGTTTGGGATTTGGAGCTGTGTttgttagaaaagaaaacaactttgaCATATTCTTAGGGCTGCTGAATCCCAAAGCCTTGTAAAAAGGCATCTGGAGTTCTCCCACATCTATCTCTGACATTTTTGTGGCTGTTCTCTGGCAAACTTTAGCCAAAGAATGAAAACTACTGTATCTTTCTGAAGCAGACAGATCAGTCACAAAAAttcttggtggtttttatttttctggactgatgtttggttttgtttaaaagaataattttgctttttcattgtATGATGAACTAAGCAGTTACGGTGAAATCTCTAGAGTGGGCCCGTGGGATAGCCAGGAGACACAGCTGTCGGCATAAACAAGCTACAGTGGTGACTGCTGCACCTACACTCTCACTTGTCTCCTGCAGCGGGCACAACACGAGAGCACTTGGGCTTGGCCATGGCCCTCAAGGTCCCCTTCTTCATTGTCATCAGCAAAGTTGATTTGTGTTCAAAAGCCACCGTGGAACGGACAGTGAAGCAGCTGGAGCGAATCCTGAAGCAGCCAGGCTGCAACAAGCTCCCCCTGCTTGTGAATTCAGACGACGATGCTGTTACAGCAGCACAACAGTTTGCACAATCTCCCAAGTAAGGAAccattcctttcttctgttgggagcagcaggcagttcaggctgggctggcatgcagagctggggaagggtaATCACAGGGGAGGTGACCACGTGTTGAACATCTCTGCTCCTCATCAAGTTTCCTATCTCGGCATTCTCCAAGAAGGCATTTTCCCCTCCCAAACTTTTCTGGGCTATGGGAGCAAAAGGCTGCATTAGTTACTTCTCCatgagaaaaatgtgtgtgaaCAAGGGATTGGTGCCTCGACCAAACATTGAGGCAGGGATTACTGTGGCGTTGTACCTAGCCTTCCTGCTTTAGCCACTTACTGGTGTAGGATCCGTCTTCCTGCAGGTCTCAGTAGATTCAGAATCCCAGAAACCTTCTGGAGCTGCACTCAGGCCTTCTGCTTATTTCTGTCTGTTTGTGTCTGACAGCATCACCCCAATCTTCACACTGTCCAGTGTTTCTGGGGAGAACCTGGATCTCTTGAAAGTCTTCCTCAACATCCTCCCTCCACTGACCAACAGTAAAGAGCAGGAAGAATTAATGCAGCAACTTACAGAATTTCAGGTGCATAAGGGTAGTTTGTTTCCAGTTCTGATACCGGACTCATTGCTGTGCCATGGGAGGGACATGGACGTTTGGGGAATTTGGACACCACAGGTAGAGACATGGTGAATTCCTGGACTACTgagagacattaaaaaaaagacttggTCCTTGAGAAAAGGCTGATAGGCTGGATATGTCCTAACCATGAGATGTCTGTCTTGGGGATAAAATCATTTCTCTGGTTGCTATTTAAAAGGCAGAGATTTGTTCCTCTAATGGGAAGGTAGTGGGAGCTGGTGAAGCTCTGACATGGTGTCTGATGACCACCAGAGAGCTCACCTCCTTCCTCACAAGGGGCGGGCTCTTTGTCGTCATTCTGGAGTGCTGTTTCACAGCTGTCTGTCTGAGCAGCTTATTCTTGTTGCCTTGCTGCAGGTTGATGAAATTTATACGGTGCCAGAGGTGGGGACTGTTGTGGGAGGAACTCTGTCAAGGTAAGTGATGCCAGGCAGATGAGTGTGGATGTGAATGGTTGCTGGAGCTCCCACGAGGTTAGAGTCACCTGCTGCAGAAGTGTAAGCTGTGTGAGGCTCAGTCCTGACTGCTGCCAGATGACTGAGCCAAGTGAGAGTAGAGCCCTACAGGGTGTTGGGAGGTGATGTGAGCAGACCATTGGTCATATGGTGGCAAGCAGACAGTCTGCTCTAAAGTTGCTGGATTAGGAATGTGTCCTGAAGCATGCTGAAAGAAGGCATGCTGGAATCTAGAGTTGGCAGTGGTATAGGCATGATCCCAAGGAgttgctttcttccttcctcaggTAGGGGGAGGCAATGTAAAAGGTAGATCCTCTGATTCCAGCCGGGGTTAACTGCACACTACCCCATGAAAAGGCAGCTGTCCCTCCGTGTTCAGGAGCGATCAGAGCAGTTTGACCATCAGCACATCCACACGGAACGAGCATCATCTGAGGTCTCTCCACCAGAAACAATGCAGtgtggcagagcactgggggTGCAATGGCCCCTGTCTGTACCTGGGATTCTTAAGAGTGATAGTGTGGCTTTCACTCCTGCTGTAAGAAATCCGGTTCTCAGCAGCTTTGTATCCCTGTCAGTTGGTCCAGGGTAAGAGTCCGAAGACTTGGCCCTGCAGAATTTGTTCAGGTTAATCTTGGAGGGTGAAATGTCTTTGTCTCCTTATGAACTGTGTCCTGCTCTTCTACCCTGGGCAGTGGGATCTGCCGAGAAGGGGAGAACTTGGTGGTTGGTCCCACTGACGATGGGAAGTTCCTCCGGCTGAAAGTGTGCAGTATCCAACGGAACCGCTCTGCCTGCCGCGTGCTGCGGGCTGGGCAGGCAGCCACCCTGGCCCTTGGACCCTTCGACCGCTCCCTGCTGCGCAAGGTTGGTCCCGCTGTTGCCTGGTTGTTCACTGGTCcagtgagcagggctggaggccTCCCTGGAGACCCCCCATTGATAGGGTGGGAATGAAATAGAGATGTTTGCAGGAAACTTGCTGGAAGGGGAGGAAATGGCCAAGTTACAAAGTACAATGAGGGCAAGGCTGAGAATGAGATGCAAGCCCAAGTCATGGAGTGGAGGTGtatttgtggttttgggggCTGTTCAGAAGCAAGGGGACTGGCCCTAACTGGTCTGAGCCTTGGGTTGTTCTGCAGGGCATGGTCATGGTGAGCCCAGAAATGAACCCCACCATCTGCTCAGTGTTTGAAGCCGAGATCGTGCTGTTATTCCATGCCACAACTT
The window above is part of the Corvus moneduloides isolate bCorMon1 chromosome 3, bCorMon1.pri, whole genome shotgun sequence genome. Proteins encoded here:
- the GTPBP2 gene encoding GTP-binding protein 2, giving the protein MDSRVSELFGGCCRPAGGGAGAALRGRGGAAPGGGGGSKAKKKNGRSRGGKANNPPYLPPEAEDGNIEYKLKLVNPSQYRFEHLVTQMKWRLQEGRGEAVYQIGVEDNGLLVGLSEEEMRASLKTLRRMAEKVGADITVLREREVDYDSDVPRKITEVLVRKVPDNQQFLDLRVAVLGNVDSGKSTLLGVLTQGELDNGRGRARLNLFRHLHEIQSGRTSSISFEILGFNSKGEVVNYSDSRTAEEICESSSKMITFIDLAGHHKYLKTTIFGLTSYCPDFAMLVVSANTGIAGTTREHLGLAMALKVPFFIVISKVDLCSKATVERTVKQLERILKQPGCNKLPLLVNSDDDAVTAAQQFAQSPNITPIFTLSSVSGENLDLLKVFLNILPPLTNSKEQEELMQQLTEFQVDEIYTVPEVGTVVGGTLSSGICREGENLVVGPTDDGKFLRLKVCSIQRNRSACRVLRAGQAATLALGPFDRSLLRKGMVMVSPEMNPTICSVFEAEIVLLFHATTFRKGFQVTVHVGNVRQTAIVEKIHGKDKLRTGEKAVVCFRFIKHPEYLKIGAKLLFREGVTKGIGHVTDLQAITTKENGLEESLGPGQLSF